The Macadamia integrifolia cultivar HAES 741 chromosome 4, SCU_Mint_v3, whole genome shotgun sequence genome contains the following window.
TAGGAATGAAACCAATTAAGAGCCAGTACCCAAAGCTGGGCCGATTTAATCTTAGGTCCAGATTTTAATTGATTGGATTTTCTCATTAAGGTGTCAAACCGTTCAtgaatttgtaattttattttctttcgttttttctattgttttcaaaatttatataaTGTAGTACTTAATACAGGGCTAAAAATAGGCttctaaaaaattgaaaatcatttAATGTAATTCCTATGTGAAATGACATATTTACTCTCATTGAAATACTATATTAAGTACTTCTGGAAACAAAACAAATGACAATTAAATGAAGATACCAATCTCTAAATACACCAATGGAGGACACTCCCTTGATTAATACACATAGATTGCCTAGCTTGCCAtttattctgcttcttcttcttttattttatttttttatttcttccttttattcttttaagGAGAAGAGATCATTTGGattaaaaaaccctagaaaaaaaaagtataaaattagacTAACTCCGTGCAAGTATATCCTTAAATTCCCTTAAAGTGAGAATTCTCTTTAGTCATTTTCAAAACTTTCAATTTCTTACGTACACTTTCAGTGAATTACCGAACAATTCTATGACAATCCTAAAACATGAATGTGGCCAAATCATAGATCATGAAGACATAGAGTCTCTTATCATGGATCTTTTAATCCAAACAATAGATGTGATATTGCAATTTGCACAATCTCCATATCAATTAATAGTACAATTGAAGAACTGAGATCCATTGGACATGCCTTTGAAAGGACTTGAAACCAGTGATTAAGActtcacaaaagaaaaaaaatcctcctTCTAGCTTCTTAGCGCAACAAAAATCAAGATACTATCTCCAAACCAATACCATGAAAATTTTACAActctttaaaaaagaaaaaaaatctacatgGTTTTTGAGCCAATTGGGGTCAATGGGAATGTGCGTCCAAGCATCAAACAAAGGGAGGAGAAATGGTCATTTCAACGATCATGTGTCTGGACGTAAGAACGCACAATtgggtaatattttttttttccaaaagaaaaatagttcCACAACAATACTATATATTTTGCATAGATATGGTCTCCATCGattcaaatttggattgaaCTCTAGCaattaaaatcaaaatgaagaaacaaaaattgtcttagatttatgatatttaaatatatatatatttataaatttgattagaGAATATGAGCTATTGGGGTACAGTATGCTGTCAACTTAAtatctatttctctcctcttcgCATAAAATGGTCTTGCTTGTAACTCCTCTATGTCGCTTGTTCAACCAACCCTCCTTCTCCTCcaatttattattaaaaatttttaattttactaaatataaaaaaaaaagttttaaataGTTAAGATTTGAAGATAAAAAAAGTAATAACaattttactaaaaataaaGATTCAACAGCATTTATAATCAATTTCAAAagaataatttataaatataatCAGACATTGTCATCATCAGGATCAACTGATTTTGATTCGAGTCGTACCCTTGGTGATTACAATGTGATTTCTGAAATCACATCACAAATCCGGTTATACTGCATGTACGTGCACACTCTTTGTGTGGGGAAGAGTATTTCTCGTACTTCCGAGTTCAAGCCATCCATGCTTGGCTTGTACATTTGTCGAAGAGATGGCTCGTACGCGCATCCTCTATATGCATTTTGTACGGCACGTGGAGACGAGTCGCAACAAGTCTCGCTCTTATGGTCCCACTTGGCATATTGCATATTTGCAACTTCTGCCTTGGTTTGGCCCGGcccaatttgtttcctttttgtatGGGCTTGTAACATGGTCCTTTCCAattcacccccaaaaaaaaaacatggtccTTTTCTACCAACgggtgaggtgaggtgaggtgaggtgggGTGGGCTTTACTCTTAATCCTGCGTTTCAACGTTTAGACATGGGTGAGAGTAAAAAAACTATACTCTCGTCTTATACACTGAAGATGTTTTTACATGATATTTCATTGGTCTATTTGTTAGTATAGTAAGATATAGAAACACAATCTTAAAAACGATTGTGTACATCCTTGGTGAGATGAAatcttgcttcactattaatggagaatagggacCGCCATTTTATTGGAGGGGCCTGTACTAATACTCTTTGGATTACattgcgacggaatacaagatatcgtacCCCAACATAGGCCTAGACATAAGGCGGGCACAAAAAGATTATACTGCCACCTATCTCATGCATTGAAGATGTCTCTGCGTGGCTCAATTGTTCTACATGCTAGTACAATGGTTACATAAGCTAGTAAAATCGTCTGCAACTGCTGCACTAATGCAGTGAGCATCGAGTGGTTGGGAAGTCCTTGTAATGTGTGCCTAAATACTCTTAGTCATCTAatgctcattgcacctcacCACCCATTGCAGAGAATATGGACTCCACATAAAGCGGATGGTATTCTTTTGcactaaattttattttttgaagggAAGAGAGTTGCCAcaacattgatgtgcatatcaGTTTGTCTGTGTGTCCTCTCACATCCCACTGGTGAACCTCAGATTTTCTTCCCTCATTAAACTTTCTTTCTATTGCCCACCTTCATTGGTTGGAAAGAGTGATTATTCTCTGTAGAGAGTGCGGTGGTGCGATGAACATCGGATGACTGAGAGCATCTAAGCATGTGCCCCGAGGTCTTCTCAATCATCCGATACTCACTATACCACCGCACTCACTGTAGATGATATTTTTGTGGTTGGAAATTTCATACAATTAATGTAGCTAATTAATCCATcgttatacccaaaaaaaaattattaatccaTCGACTAAACGTGGCAGCGATGTGTAATGGAATTTTAAGGACTATGATACATATAGAGAGAGATCCAACCATTAATAGCATTTTGTATAAAATTTCATTACACGTTGCTAGTGTGTATataatttttccattaaatatatatatatgagagaatCCAGAAATTTTCTACCGACATGGCAGTCCGGTtgactacccaaaaaaaaaaaagagtttacgATCGGCCCCGTTCTATATGTTCATCCAACTCTTGGACTGGCCAAGCCGAACGGCCCAGGGCCGTGCAGGGGCTAAGGGTTCAGTCCTGGACCTCCTGGTCCTGCCAGAGTACGGCCCGGCTCGTCATTCATCAAAATTCGCAGTACGTCTTGGGCCATGTCTACGCCGCCTGTTCAATCATTCTTCCCTCGTGCCTGGCCTGAATCTATGACAGAAAAGAGAATTTTGCCACACGTGACACAAATTGGTATTTTCTCAAATGCGGTTTCCAAGACAACCGTGGcgggtttctattttttttttctaacaaaaaacGAGAGGGAAAAAATGTGAAGGGTTTTTGGAAGGCTTATGGATTGATTACCTATTTGTTACAAGAAGAAGTGGCAATTTCCATTGTTGTTGGGTTTAAAAAATCAGATTAAAAATTAGGGCATCATTTGATAccgtttcttttgtttttgtgtttagaaatagtagaaacagtttttcatgttttcggaaacaaaaatgaattttttgagGTTTGATATACAtatttctcgaaacgttttttgcagacataataccattaaaaaacccaatagtatcattggatgctcaaaagggagagaatgtttggttgcattttttttaggtttaaatagttgagagatttatcgagcagaacaattttttttctctctaaaatttgtttctagaaacgacgaaacaagtccgtcAAAATTgtttttagaattgtaaataagaaattttgatttatatttctaaaaacgggtgaaacggaacaaatttatcaaatgttttttattttgtttctacgtttttgggaaaaagaaaacgcagaaacggcagaaacataatgttatcaaacggtgcctaggttttttttttcccttgattttcATCGATTCCAATTGACTTTGACttggatcctttttttttttttttttaatcatcttATGAACTCATATTTAATATATTGTCTCAATCATACAACAGAAAGGATCGAATTAAGATCTCATCCAATATTATTATTCCTAGGATAACCATCAAGATCAGATACCAGAGAAGGCACATTGATAGAAACTTTTGTCCATTAAACTATGTGACTTCAATACTTTTAAGACAATGAGGGTTTTTTTAGATTCAACTCATCTGTGGAGCAACATGGTGTCTGACGCACATCCAACGGTCATAAATGTCTTAACACGAAACCCAAGGCGATCACACGCATCCTAAGGTGCTTCTAGGTGTTGGATGCACACCGGACACCATATTGAGCcatagaggatccaaatccgaatttttctaatttttgttcCCTACTACTACTTATTAAATGGGTTCTATGAATCAATActtagggtaaaaaaaaaaaaaattcttttcttggtaTAGCAATGTTTTCTTTAAATCACTTTGGTAGGGCATTATCAACATTTACATGATTGGTTGTCTGCCGAAAGATCTATGCTGAGTATCTAAGGGAATAGTATCAAtgcgtagagagagagagagagagagagagtcagtCCTTATCAGTTCAAAGAATGGATCCATCATCATCTGGACTTAATGATTTTAATCACCAGGGAATTTCTTATCTGCAGTTGTGGTCATGAGTCATAACTCATGTCTGGGACTCTGGGTGCAGTAATTATACGGAAGAAAGCGGTAATTATATGAAAGAGCATGTGATCATCCAATGTTCTTTGATATTCCATTCTGTCTTTTCCTTTCCACTTGCTATTTCAACTGTTCTTTTactcattttcttctttccacaacagatatTAGGGAACTGTTCCATTCCTCAGAAGAGCCAATCAAAGCTTCTGAGaaagccatacttgttactGGGCCTTGTACAAAGTTATCAGTAACTGACTGTTACaaaaaagctttaaagagaagaaaacccatgtaagaatattttattttctttgatttggcaTTCACCTTTCTTAAGAAGAGCTTtatccaatattttttttactgttgaAGGGAAATCCCTAGGAAAGATTTTGCTTCCCCCAAATTCAAACCCCTCAGATTCTCATACTGTGACTAGGACATCCTCGATTGGCGATACAACGAAGGCAGCACCAGAATTGTAGGACTCATAGACCTGACCCTCTTCTGGCAAGAACAGAGAAGAATCCAGTCGACCTTTTTCttacacagagagagagagagagagagagagagagagagagagagagagtttaatgatataattaagttttttttttcttcatttttttaggTTAACACATGAAGGGTCTGCCAACCTAACTCACCCAAAGGCATGATTGGTTTCATATACACCACTAAACCCATGAAGATACTTTCTTATTTAAGCTTTAAACCACGCATGCTTGTACTTTGTGTTTTCTtcaatatatacatttggggAAGATGCATATATTTATGTAAGTGGGTAAACCTAATTCTTGCCTTCCCTTTTCAAACTCCAAAGACACACACATTTGATGGTTATAGACTTTACTGTTTTGTCTGAGAGGTTTTGGAATATGATAACAGTGAATAAGGGTTGGAAATTTTGTCTATgagaaaggtgaaaaccctatTATAAGTTGTGCTCATATCTTCAGTTCTTCACATGGCAGACCAAGCCCTTGATGAATCTTGTAAGATTAGGGAACTGTAACTCACTGCTTCAGATAATGAcaggaagaagagagggttgGGCTGAGATTCACAAGCAGCGCAAGttaaacagaagaagaagaagaagaagaaggagcaGGAACACAACAAGAAGTCAAAATAAATTAACAGTGGACATCAGTTTATGTTCTAAGAAacattaaagaataaaaacaagagGAAGCACTTCTAGACCTTAGATTTGGTGAATAAGGTTTTAAAATGAATCTTGGAATATTTTTAATAGGACCAAATTCCTGAAATCAAGGCCTACATATTAGTTCACCAGCTTAGACCATTATTACTGATTCTATGAATTTTGAGTAGAATAAGTAATCTGAAGAGTAGTTAATTAGGTTAATCACTATATGGCCTATGCAAACCTCAGACATAGCCAGACAAACCCTCACAAGATACAAAAAGTCTCCCCCTCCTTCCCCCTCCCTCTTTTCCAAGGAAcatacaaatcaaagagcacatgGATAGAATTGAATTCATCCGaaggaaatattaaaaaaaaaaaaaaaggagagagagaaggaaatagAATTCTAGAATTGCACTATAATTCACCCAAATCCCATATATATCTTGTAAAACCGATAGAATATTAGAGTCTCCTCAGTTAAAGCTTAAATCAGGTAGAACCTTAATTTTTCGAACCAAAGCAATTAAACAACAGTTGCAACAAACATCTAGCTAACAACAGTCCATATCTAACTGTATAATCTGAAAGTGCTAACCTTCACAAATTCCCAAAATAAGAGTACATACCATGAGAGATAAACCCTAGCTAGCTAGATGGTCTTTGTCTTTCTAAAGGTGCCCATCTGAGTCATATTttgccacctccaccaccatgaATATTTCTTGAATTAGGGTTGTCAGGccatggaggaggagggaaTGGAAGAGGAAAATCAGAAACTGGGTGAAAAGAACCTCCTCCATCACCCATCCTTCTACCAAAGTCCAGAGACCTTCTCTGCGTTTGCAACTGCGCAGGCAATGTCCCCGGGATTTCGTTGCTGGCATATCGAATCAGATCAGTATTGGCAACATCTAGTTCCTTCTGAAGCCTTTGGACTTGTCTCTGCAGGAAAGAGATCGCCCCTACACAGCCATAGACCGGATCCTTAATTCTCGCTTCGGCTTCATAAGCAAGGGAATTCACTGCATCTTCTCTCTGATGTGGGGGAAGCTCATTGAGTAGCTTTGTAACATTGCTTGCACCAAAGATCTTGTGAACGGTAGCGAATTTCTGTGGCTCTTCTGGTGGGAAATAGGGTGCAAAGACACAACCAGACATGCACTTCCTCCTCAAGAATTTGCAGGCGGCACAGGGTGAGCTGGAAGAACTCGATGAAGCCATCTTCACTGATATCAACAAGATATATAAACCACTAATTAAACAGATCAACCATGATAGCAAGTTTTCCTAAATTGAGAAAGAATATcaacttattgtaattttttctttaattatgcAAGATTTCATGTGTAAGGAAATTGAGAAAGGAGTTCAGTTGTACCACCATGAGACCTATCTTCTCTTAATCTCATTTTCTGATTTTAAGGACACTAGTTCTTGAATTTCTTTAGTTTCTTGAAGGTAAACGGTTAATTTTTCCCATTTCTTGAATGACCCCCTCTTTTGCTCTCAATAAATGCACATCAGCCATCGAAGGTGTACACCAAGAATTCAGgcacagtttttttttcctttcatctctctctctctctctcgctctctctctctgtgactCCTGCATTTCATGGACTTCAGTTGCACttcctaatatatatatatatatatatatagtaactAGATCCCTGCAAGCTCATACATGAACATTTTTCAACATATGGCAAAACCCTAATCAGAGCCTGAAACCCATTGTCTTGGGGTAACACTATAGCTCAcccaaccaaaaaataaataaaggaaaaaaagaaaagaagacgaaAATAATGGTCAAAAAGGACAACTGCATGTGCTTATACCTGTCTGTGATCTAGGCTTCTTGACCAGAAAGGAAAAGAGTAGTACCTTTTTTCCCTTGTATGAGCTCTTTCAAGACCTGTTATTTGATTCTTCCTAGATCAATGGAACTGTTGCTATTGAAATGATAACAGTTCATGATGTTTTTATTACTGAAGTTGAGTCTTgaaagaggaaaccctaatttgagAAGGAAGGACAACAGATTTCAGTAGCAAAAGGGGAGGGATGATGGGTAGAAGGCAAAGAGCTGTTAGTGaatagaaaatgaaagagagagagagggaggtagACTAAAAAAGATGACTATGACACTGCACTTGTTTTATCAGGGGCTACTGGATGTCACATGTCCCCCCTTCTGGTCTTCTCCCTTATTTCCCACGTATATATATTCTCTCAAGGCTCATAATCTCactaatatttaaataaattcagaaaaaaaaaaaataataatcataataaaataacaagatcaagtgaaagagaaaaggggtCATCTTAGAGATTAATAAAAAGGTAGTGTAAATTTCTTGTAGTTTATAATTACATATGTGGACATATACATGGTAGATGAGTTCTTCTGGATTGTCTGCAATTATGTAGAACTGACCTTCATGGGATTAAGaattgaaaatgaagaagattATAAGATTCTAGCAAGTGAGAGTTGTTCAGGTACGAAGGAATATGTCCCTTTATTGGAAATGTTGTGATATGGCATGGCCTGAAGAAATCATGTCCCTTTGCCATTAGTTGAAAGCAACCTTTTACCAAACTTCTATTGATGAAAGCAATCAGCCAGCAGACTTCTTTAGCCCAGAAAGGGTGGTTTTCTTCTGTAATAATACAgcaattttacagaaaaaaggaaatataatTTAGCAGAAAATTACATATAATTCACTTCTGGATGGTTTTTATTAGTTTTTGCATCAAGAGGGCTTAATTATCCTTATATATAACAGCTTAATTGGAGATTGTACAAATATATATCGACCACAGCCTGAAACATTTCCTCAGTTAATACTACACTATACAAACACATACCTTTCTTTTTGGGATTTGGATGAAATGTAAAGAGTACAAACATAAGAAAAGTTTTCttgtcagacccaacaaggaaATATTTATCCAGGACCTCAAATAATACAGTTGAACTGATGGTGACCATGTCGGCTATTGTAACTGAAAATTTGATGATGGACATTTGTTTTGAGGAGTAGTTGCTTTCATTTGGATATATAGTCGGTGACCCTTTTTGTTGTTAATAAAGTTTTGGGCAGTAGTACTTGCAAAAGGAGTAGTATATAGTAAGCCTAACAACTTTATGAGGTGCTTAAGATaatctgatgatgatgatgatcgaTAATATTGAAGACATGGGTTCTTCACACACATCATCTTCAATTGATTTGATGGTTAAGGTAGGTCTTGTTTTGATTAATTAATGAAGATACTTAAATTAGATAATTTTAGGAACCCAGCTTTTTAAGCATTTTAATTTAGTGGTTATGGAAAAAGAAGGATCACACTCATCATTCATCAGCATCATCCAGTACATGCAGCTTTCTAGCTTTGACCTTATTTAGTAGATGGGCAGCTTAAGATTTCACTGTGATCCTTGATTTGATTAATGACTTTCTGTGCACACTGGGATTAGATCTACTGATCCTGACGCAGTACTTGTATTAACTTAATTTGGTTGGTAAATTGTGGATTAATCTTTCGGTAGAGCTCTTTAATTTCCTCAAGTTCTCACAATACATTAGCATTTTGATCTCATATTTGGACTAAGTTTTAAACAAATACACTCTCGTTTATTAGCCCTTGAAAGGAGAGTGGGGGGAAACAGGTGGATTTCTTCGGCTTGGGATTTTCCCCTTCAGTTCATTCCCCCATGCCCCTTGTGGTGTTTGTTTGTTTCTCCCATGTCTTATAtttttgattgatttatttCAGCCAGCTTAGGGTTGCGGTTGCTTTGTCTTTCACCCCCATGCCAAtcttattaagttgggataaagttgagtttgttcttgtttctcagttgaattgtaattcttttttttttttttttttcttggggtttAATAAATTCTCTATCCACCCAATATATaaaagttaaaaagaaaaaactaaataaaataaatgggaAATGAATGGAATTCGTTGTCAGCTCACAAAAATCACTCTAAACTGCAAGATTCTCTCTTTTgagtaaaaaaagaagagcagtAATTTGGCAATACACTCAAGTGAAACCAGGAGTTCAGTGCCTGcaattcttcattttcatcatccTTCATTTACATGATAAAATATGCAACTATCTGACTCCACATAAAACATTATTCATGAAATTCAGGTATAGAAGAATGGAATTGGTTTGGATTGGTCAAGAATCAGCCACAATCACCCGAACATGTCCTAACCCTAGAAATCCAGTACGGATCAGCTGGaatatgccctaaccctaaattGGGTTGGAGTTCCTTTTTggatcatggtttgaggaattaaCCATAGCTAATCCAAAACATGTTTTTTTGGTCGACTCAATCTGTTTCATGCTGATTTGGATTAAAGTCCGCGATGCTCAATTCCGATTACTCAAACCCTGATTTTAATGGATGGAACCTAAATCTCATGACAAAAGTGGATTCTGACGTTTAGCCTAAACATTTGAAACCACAACCCCAAGGGGTtaccgtagttggcttggaggggaATCGGTACTCTGCCTCAGGAAGTGAGGTCCCGTGATCAAAACTTCACCGGTCACCACGTGAGAATTTCCATCTCAGATTGACCCGGTCCTATGTAAGcagtatcacagtgaccccatGGACTAGTCGGATCCAAGATCTGGACAacctggtaaaaaaaaaaaaaaaaccaaacatttGAAACCATGAGTTCTTTTGTGTGTATGTGTATTTTGGTAAATTTGTTTGCATTTGAGGAGTCTCTGTGTTAAGGATGAGATGATATTAAATCTAAACATGTATCAAAGCTTACTTGGTTACTTAATACACTTTATGGAAGCACTCATATAGTCAtttacaaaagaaagaaaagcaaaCCTATCACTCATATAGGACCTATAGGTGGCAATAGCAGGAGAATTCTTTCGGTTCTTTGAAttgacaatttaaaaaaaaaaaataataataaatgagaaGGAATGCTACCCACTTGCGTTCCCCACACCTAGTCACAACCTTGAAAGCTTGGCATAGAGAACGCAAGCAAGTAACATtctctcttccaaaaaaaaatcatatatacctaaattttcatttataaatGCTTTCTCGCTGTCTCTCACATCCTCATCACACTTCCCAAACTATATGGGTTTCTATTGGCAAATTCTTTTATGCACTTGATTGGTGTGGCATAAGAGATATTCCTACACTTGCAGCTTTGGAAATCTTCTCATAAAAGATTCTTACGAAAGTGCCCTGTGGCTTCACTACTTCACTAGAAGTAGTAGAGTTTTGGCATTGAGCATGGCACACAGCATGGtcacatattttattttttttaaaagttaGGGATCCTAACTCATGTAATGATAGAATATAATCTTTGTTTTTTATAATCAGTTTCAAGGTACATGAATCTACTTTTAAGCAATCTAATGGAGTATACATATATCACTAAATCTTATATTCGTATAATTCCCTCATCATTACAAGAAATTAAATATAAGAAGTATCATACAACAATAGCCTTCCTCTTCCTTTACTTGATTATCATCATGACAAGGCATGGTAGCTTAAGGTTGTTCACATAATATATAGAAGTAGATATGGCATATTTTATACCTTGCTTTTTGGCATAAAGACATTGTTTAATGGGtatttttatatctctttcttctACCTCTCAACTAGGGATTCTGTTTTCTTGGATTCTTAAATAAATACTCAAGTGCAGTAGATTGTATTGAGTCATCAAGCAAAGTAGCATGAATGATTAAAGCTACATAACATAAACTAAATTAGCTATGGCTCCAATGATAAGAAACGCGTTCACTGGCTGATGCTtcataatatatttttgtttccaTCATTGAATCAAAAGAAATCcacacatatttttttttaaagacacTTCTGAACCtttatttaaattattcaaAATCATTCCAGCAAACTGAAAATAGGCTAAGGATAGAGACCCAACCGTGGATTCCATTTGCCATCTTCATTTTAGTCCCTTGGATTGAAATGTGCAACTAATGGGCCAGTTATAAAACTATTATTTGTAGTATTCTTCTTAACAACAGCATGACGTCAtgagtatttaaaaaataaaaataaactcaTGAAATCATGCTGTTGTTACCAGGAGTATTTAGGGTTCATGATTTTACTTTTCTCtctacaacattttttttttcaatgttcTTTCTAACGGCTCACTTCCATTgattccttcttccttttcgcCACATACATATGCATTAACATTTGGCTTGTAAGaataaaaagatttaaaaaaaaataaaaattccaatgTAAtattttaggctatgtttgaaagctaagaaaagaaaagaaaaaattcaaaatttttgaataaaagatagagagattaaaaaaaaaaaaaatcattgtgtaatcatgaGGGTTACGACTTTTGTCTTATAATGTCttttgtactttattttttctttccttttttttgatTACCAAACATAGTCTTATAGTGAAAGAGTTCCACGCATACGTTAACGAGTTTTCAGTTGAGTTTGAGATCCTCTAATGATAAGTGAGTCTCGTAACTGAGTAAAGAAATTCCTAAAAGACTACAGATCAGTTAAATGGTCTTTTTTGATTCTTAAGTGGACATTTCTGGCTAGCGCTACCTCTTAACTTACAATAACCTTGATAATTATTGCAAATGGCAAGAATTATCTCACCTATCGCAAATGGCGAGGTTGCTCCCTTGATAATATGAAActtattctattattttttgaattaaatTTTTTCTCCACCAccactttttttcttatttattattattttttgttaagaTACATTAATGATTAATTCCACTATTCCCTCATTCCCTCATTCCCCAGTAAGGTATCCTTTCAAAAGGATCATAGAGCCCAAAACGAAGGGAGGGTACGGTACAAGATTCTGATTCTGAGCCAGACAAACAGAAGCCTAACTCAGCAGCCCTACGAGGTAGGCTTTTCTCAGAAGGTCATCTAATGGACAATGATCACTCACAAGTCACATTCAGTCCCCTCCGGCCTCCATACATCAGCGGTGAAGTCCACGTTCATAGAAAGCATGGATGGACGGTGCCTGATGCTTAAGTCTGttgtttattttccttttaaggGATAATGACGTTTCTACTAGTAGCGTGTCGTCTAGCAAATAGATATAGACAATAAGGGAATCTTACAACGTGGCAGATGATGTGGCAGTTAAGATGTGTCCAACTTGTTTTCAACTCATTCTCCTTTTGTCTTACTAAATTTAAGGCTTTTCACCACCCAATAACTTTTTGGCCCCCGTGAAAGAACCAACCCTTTTTTTGccatatttatttttcaaaggctataaaaaaataaaaaataaaagacacaaAAAAACCATGGGCCATAGAGGCATGGTACACATAGGGGAGACCTTCTCATGTGATACACCCAATTGTATGAAATGGAAGGCGCTATGGTAATTTCAACTTTTGAATATAGGTAAC
Protein-coding sequences here:
- the LOC122075899 gene encoding LOB domain-containing protein 25-like isoform X3, translating into MASSSSSSSPCAACKFLRRKCMSGCVFAPYFPPEEPQKFATVHKIFGASNVTKLLNELPPHQREDAVNSLAYEAEARIKDPVYGCVGAISFLQRQVQRLQKELDVANTDLIRYASNEIPGTLPAQLQTQRRSLDFGRRMGDGGGSFHPVSDFPLPFPPPPWPDNPNSRNIHGGGGGKI
- the LOC122075899 gene encoding LOB domain-containing protein 25-like isoform X1 — translated: MRLREDRSHGVKMASSSSSSSPCAACKFLRRKCMSGCVFAPYFPPEEPQKFATVHKIFGASNVTKLLNELPPHQREDAVNSLAYEAEARIKDPVYGCVGAISFLQRQVQRLQKELDVANTDLIRYASNEIPGTLPAQLQTQRRSLDFGRRMGDGGGSFHPVSDFPLPFPPPPWPDNPNSRNIHGGGGGKI
- the LOC122075899 gene encoding LOB domain-containing protein 25-like isoform X2; protein product: MRLREDRSHVKMASSSSSSSPCAACKFLRRKCMSGCVFAPYFPPEEPQKFATVHKIFGASNVTKLLNELPPHQREDAVNSLAYEAEARIKDPVYGCVGAISFLQRQVQRLQKELDVANTDLIRYASNEIPGTLPAQLQTQRRSLDFGRRMGDGGGSFHPVSDFPLPFPPPPWPDNPNSRNIHGGGGGKI